A genome region from Bradyrhizobium sp. WSM1417 includes the following:
- a CDS encoding IS3 family transposase (programmed frameshift), which translates to MTSKTTNKFSPEVRDRAVRMVLDHAGEHPSRWAAVTSIAAKIGCTPQTLHDWVKKAEIDSGQRAGVPTDMAEKLKALERENRELRQANEILRKASAYFCDGGARPPVQAMIAFIDDHRGAHGVEPICKVLPIAPSTYHAHVAKRRDPAKLSARGRQDARLKIEVRRVFDENFRVYGVRKVWRQLKREGFDVARCTVSRLMRDMGLQGVIRGKPVKTTISDKAAPCPLDHVNRQFKAPRPNVLWLSDFTYVATWTGFVYVAFVIDAYARRIVGWRASRTAHASFVLDALEQALHDRRPVHRGGLVHHSDRGSQYVSIKYTERLAEAGIEPSVGSVGDSYDNALAETINGLYKAEVIHRRGPWRSFEAVEFATLEWVDWFNNRRLMEPIGNIPPAEAEQRYYAMLEQPAMAA; encoded by the exons ATGACAAGCAAGACGACGAACAAGTTTTCGCCTGAGGTCCGGGACCGTGCGGTTCGGATGGTTCTGGATCACGCCGGCGAGCACCCGTCGCGCTGGGCTGCAGTGACATCAATTGCTGCCAAGATCGGCTGCACACCGCAGACGCTGCATGACTGGGTCAAGAAGGCCGAGATCGACAGCGGGCAGCGAGCCGGCGTTCCGACCGACATGGCCGAGAAGCTGAAGGCCCTGGAACGGGAGAACCGTGAGCTTCGACAGGCCAACGAGATCTTGCGCAAGGCGAGCGCTTATT TTTGCGATGGCGGAGCTCGACCGCCGGTCCAAGCCATGATCGCCTTCATCGACGATCATCGTGGGGCGCATGGGGTCGAGCCGATCTGCAAGGTCTTGCCGATTGCCCCCTCGACCTACCACGCCCATGTGGCAAAGCGGCGCGATCCGGCCAAGCTGTCGGCGCGCGGCAGGCAGGATGCCAGGCTGAAGATCGAGGTCCGGCGCGTCTTCGACGAGAACTTCCGGGTCTACGGCGTGCGCAAGGTCTGGCGCCAGCTCAAGCGCGAAGGCTTCGATGTTGCCCGTTGCACGGTGTCGCGACTGATGCGGGACATGGGTTTGCAAGGGGTCATCCGCGGCAAACCCGTCAAGACCACGATCAGCGACAAGGCTGCGCCATGCCCGCTGGATCACGTCAACCGCCAGTTCAAGGCGCCAAGGCCGAATGTCCTGTGGCTGTCCGACTTCACCTATGTCGCGACCTGGACCGGATTTGTCTACGTCGCCTTCGTGATCGACGCCTATGCCCGCAGGATCGTGGGCTGGCGGGCCTCTCGCACAGCGCACGCCAGCTTCGTGCTGGATGCGCTGGAACAGGCTCTGCACGATCGACGGCCGGTTCATCGTGGCGGGCTCGTTCACCACAGCGACAGGGGCAGCCAATACGTATCCATTAAGTACACCGAGCGCCTGGCTGAAGCAGGTATAGAACCTTCCGTCGGCAGCGTTGGAGATTCCTATGACAACGCTCTCGCCGAAACGATCAACGGCCTTTACAAAGCAGAGGTGATCCATCGGCGTGGACCATGGCGCAGCTTCGAGGCCGTAGAGTTCGCGACCCTGGAATGGGTGGACTGGTTCAACAATCGACGGCTCATGGAGCCCATCGGCAACATCCCGCCTGCCGAAGCCGAGCAACGCTACTACGCCATGCTGGAACAACCCGCCATGGCGGCATAA
- a CDS encoding IS630 family transposase, whose translation MAGWRRAVELAMSDEELSTLAALSRSRTELASRVSRAQMLLAYRENPSFCAVGQRLGVHHQTVQRCVERALADGPLVALDDRPRPGKEPTITPEAKAWLVSLACDKAKDHGYPHELWTTRLLARHAREQGPVAGHACLANLVQGTVCKILGQEEIKPHKVSYYLENRDAEFEQKMAEVLCVYREVQVLKRASAKGKRRAKPVTVVSCDEKPGIQAIATTAPDLPPKPGVHATFARDHEYKRHGTLSLLAGIDLLTGKVHALVKDRHRSREFIEFLRLVDAAYPPNTAIKLILDNHSAHISRETRTWLATRPVGRFELTFTPKHGSWLNLIEGFFSKFARSVLRHIRVASKHELKERIMAGIDDVNRHPVIHNWSYKLADAA comes from the coding sequence ATGGCAGGATGGCGGCGAGCGGTCGAATTGGCAATGAGTGATGAAGAGCTGTCGACCTTGGCGGCTCTTTCGCGGTCGAGAACTGAGCTGGCGAGCCGGGTATCGCGGGCCCAGATGCTGCTGGCGTATCGGGAAAATCCTTCGTTCTGCGCGGTGGGCCAAAGACTTGGGGTCCATCATCAGACGGTGCAGCGCTGTGTCGAGCGGGCACTGGCCGATGGCCCGCTGGTGGCGCTCGATGATCGTCCGCGACCAGGCAAGGAGCCAACGATCACGCCTGAGGCCAAAGCCTGGCTGGTGTCGCTGGCGTGTGACAAGGCCAAAGACCATGGCTATCCGCATGAGTTGTGGACGACGCGGCTCTTGGCGCGCCATGCGCGCGAACAGGGGCCGGTGGCAGGGCATGCGTGTTTGGCTAATTTGGTCCAGGGAACAGTGTGCAAGATCCTCGGCCAAGAGGAAATCAAGCCGCACAAGGTGAGCTACTACCTTGAAAATCGCGACGCCGAGTTCGAACAGAAGATGGCGGAGGTCCTGTGCGTCTATCGTGAAGTCCAAGTCCTGAAGAGAGCCTCTGCCAAGGGAAAGCGACGGGCAAAGCCGGTGACGGTCGTCTCCTGCGACGAGAAGCCGGGAATCCAGGCCATCGCAACGACAGCGCCGGATTTGCCGCCCAAGCCTGGCGTCCACGCCACCTTTGCGCGCGATCATGAATACAAGCGCCATGGCACGCTCAGCTTGTTGGCTGGGATTGATCTGCTGACTGGCAAGGTCCACGCCCTTGTCAAAGACCGCCACCGCAGTCGAGAGTTCATCGAGTTCCTCAGGCTTGTCGATGCCGCCTATCCGCCCAACACTGCGATCAAATTGATTCTCGACAATCATTCCGCGCACATATCGAGAGAAACCAGAACCTGGCTCGCCACTCGACCGGTTGGACGCTTCGAACTCACCTTCACCCCCAAGCACGGCTCGTGGCTCAATCTCATCGAGGGGTTCTTCTCCAAGTTCGCCCGTTCAGTCCTGCGCCATATCCGGGTGGCCTCAAAACACGAACTCAAGGAGCGCATCATGGCTGGCATCGACGACGTCAATCGCCATCCGGTCATCCACAACTGGTCCTACAAACTCGCCGACGCCGCCTGA
- a CDS encoding GcrA family cell cycle regulator, protein MRWTRSELAELKKLWAAGQSATQIARHLKCSRNAFAAG, encoded by the coding sequence ATGCGCTGGACTAGAAGCGAATTGGCAGAGTTGAAAAAGCTCTGGGCCGCGGGACAAAGTGCCACGCAGATCGCGCGTCATCTCAAGTGCAGTCGCAACGCATTTGCGGCAGGCTAA
- a CDS encoding cytochrome P450 translates to MTALSAQNARENADIPLRRLDVSEPKRFQDDTIWPCFERLRREDPVHYCEDSPYGPYWSITKYRDIIAVDSNHAVFSSERSVTIVDPPEKYWTPSFIKMSPPAHAQQRKTVSPITASENLAKLEGLIRSRVQKILDGLPRNDTFNWVDRVSIELTTQMLATLFDFPFQDRRLLTYWSDVAALTPQMGHQIDSWEKRKVVLSECLDYFTRLWSERVNSEPRADLISMMAHSPATRNMESREFLGNLILLIVGGNDTTRNSITGGVLFMSQNPSELRKLRDDGSLVPGAVSEIIRYQTPIAHMRRTAVDDLTIGHKQIRRGDKVVMWYISGNRDDEVFASPNSFIIDRENVRQHLSFGFGIHRCVGRHLAELQLKILWEEMLNRSLEVKVVGEPERVVSNFVHGYSALPVQILG, encoded by the coding sequence ATGACAGCCTTATCGGCACAGAACGCTCGCGAGAACGCTGATATCCCGCTGCGCCGACTTGATGTAAGCGAGCCCAAGCGCTTTCAGGATGATACCATTTGGCCTTGTTTCGAGCGGCTGCGAAGGGAAGATCCCGTCCATTATTGCGAAGACAGCCCATACGGTCCATATTGGTCAATAACAAAATACCGCGATATCATAGCGGTGGACTCAAATCACGCAGTATTCTCGTCAGAGCGAAGCGTCACGATTGTCGACCCGCCGGAAAAGTATTGGACACCCAGTTTTATTAAGATGAGTCCTCCTGCCCATGCTCAGCAGCGTAAGACTGTCAGTCCGATAACGGCATCGGAGAACCTGGCGAAGCTTGAAGGCCTGATCCGCTCGCGGGTTCAGAAGATCTTGGACGGTTTGCCGCGCAATGATACCTTCAACTGGGTCGACAGAGTCTCGATCGAGTTGACGACTCAAATGCTGGCCACGCTTTTCGATTTTCCATTTCAGGATCGACGGCTGCTGACCTACTGGTCGGATGTAGCCGCCTTGACTCCACAAATGGGTCACCAGATCGACAGCTGGGAAAAGCGGAAGGTGGTGCTGTCCGAGTGCCTGGACTATTTCACACGGCTTTGGAGCGAACGGGTGAATTCCGAGCCGCGCGCTGACCTGATCTCGATGATGGCGCATTCACCGGCGACCCGAAACATGGAGTCACGCGAGTTCCTGGGCAACCTCATTCTGCTGATTGTTGGAGGCAACGATACTACGCGCAACTCAATTACCGGTGGCGTCTTGTTCATGAGCCAAAATCCGTCCGAACTGCGAAAACTCCGCGATGATGGTTCGCTAGTGCCCGGGGCGGTATCCGAGATTATACGATACCAAACGCCTATCGCGCACATGCGCCGAACCGCTGTGGACGATTTGACGATAGGCCACAAGCAAATCAGGCGAGGCGATAAAGTTGTGATGTGGTATATCTCTGGCAACCGAGACGACGAGGTCTTTGCGAGCCCCAACAGCTTCATCATTGATCGAGAAAACGTACGACAACATCTCTCATTTGGATTTGGGATTCATCGTTGCGTGGGCAGACATCTTGCAGAGCTGCAGCTGAAAATCCTGTGGGAGGAGATGCTGAACCGATCTCTGGAGGTAAAGGTGGTCGGCGAGCCGGAGCGAGTTGTATCTAATTTTGTGCACGGTTATTCGGCACTGCCGGTCCAGATTCTAGGTTAG
- a CDS encoding cytochrome P450, with the protein MSEQPLPTLPMWRVDHIEPSPEMLALRANGPIHRVRFPSGHEGWWVTGYDEAKAVLSDAAFRPAGVPPAAFTPDSVILGSPGWLVSHEGGEHARLRAIVAPAFSDRRVKLLAQQVEAIAAQLFETLAAQPQPADLRRHLSFPLPAMVISALMGVFYEDHAFFAGLSDEVMTHQHESGPRSASRLAWEELRAYIRGKMRDKRQDPGDNLLTDLLAAVDQGKATEEQAIGLAAGMLVAGHESTVAQIEFGLLAMFRHPQQRERLVGDPSLVDKAVEEILRMYPPGAGWDGIMRYPRTDVTIAGVHIPAESKVLVGLPATSFDPRHFKDPEIFDIGRDEKPHLAFSYGPHYCVGLALARLELKVVFGSIFQRFPALRLAVAPEELKLRKEIITGGFEEFPVLW; encoded by the coding sequence ATGTCCGAACAACCCTTGCCGACGCTGCCGATGTGGCGCGTCGATCACATCGAACCCTCGCCCGAGATGTTGGCGCTACGCGCCAACGGTCCGATCCACCGCGTTCGCTTCCCGTCCGGGCACGAAGGATGGTGGGTGACAGGCTACGACGAGGCCAAGGCGGTGCTGTCCGACGCGGCGTTCCGGCCCGCGGGAGTGCCGCCGGCGGCATTCACCCCGGATTCGGTGATTCTCGGTTCGCCGGGGTGGCTGGTCTCGCACGAGGGGGGCGAGCATGCCCGGTTACGCGCGATCGTGGCGCCGGCCTTCAGCGACCGCAGGGTGAAGCTGCTCGCCCAGCAGGTCGAGGCAATCGCCGCGCAGTTGTTCGAGACGCTGGCGGCCCAGCCCCAGCCCGCCGACCTGCGGCGCCACCTCTCCTTTCCGCTTCCGGCCATGGTCATCAGCGCGCTAATGGGCGTGTTCTACGAGGATCACGCCTTTTTCGCCGGGCTGTCCGACGAGGTGATGACGCACCAGCATGAAAGCGGCCCGCGCAGCGCCTCGCGCCTGGCCTGGGAAGAACTGCGCGCCTACATTCGCGGCAAGATGCGGGACAAACGGCAGGATCCGGGCGACAACCTGCTGACGGATCTGCTCGCGGCGGTCGACCAGGGCAAGGCAACCGAGGAACAGGCGATCGGCCTGGCGGCGGGCATGCTGGTGGCGGGACACGAGAGCACCGTCGCGCAGATCGAATTCGGCCTGCTGGCCATGTTCCGCCATCCGCAACAGCGCGAACGCCTGGTCGGCGATCCATCCTTGGTGGACAAGGCTGTGGAGGAAATTCTGCGCATGTACCCGCCGGGCGCGGGCTGGGACGGCATCATGCGCTATCCGAGGACCGACGTGACCATCGCAGGCGTGCATATTCCCGCGGAGAGCAAGGTGCTGGTCGGCCTGCCGGCGACGTCGTTCGATCCACGCCATTTCAAAGACCCGGAAATCTTCGACATCGGACGCGATGAAAAGCCGCACCTGGCGTTCTCCTACGGGCCGCACTACTGCGTCGGCTTGGCGCTGGCCAGGCTAGAACTCAAGGTGGTGTTCGGTTCGATCTTCCAGCGCTTTCCCGCGCTGCGCCTGGCCGTGGCGCCCGAAGAACTGAAGTTGCGGAAGGAGATCATCACTGGCGGGTTTGAGGAGTTCCCGGTGCTCTGGTGA
- a CDS encoding cytochrome P450: MDVQETTAACRDAFAELASPACIHDPYPFMRWLREHDPVHRAASGLFLLSRHADIYWALKATGDAFRGPAPGELARYFPRAATSLSLNLMASTIAMKDPPTHTRLRRLISRDFTMSQIDNLRPSIARIVAARLDGMAPALERGEAVDLHREFALALPMLVFAELFGLPEDDMFGLAAGIGAIVEGLSPHASDPQLAAADAGSARVQAYFGDLIQRKRTDPRHDIVSMLVGAHDDDADTLSDAELISMLWGMLLGGFTTTAATIDHAVLAMLAHPEQRHWLQGDAAGVKAFVEEVLRCDAPVLFSATPRITQRDIELGGVVIPKNADVRVLIAAGNRDPDAFADPDRFDPARFYGTNPGMSTDGKIMLSFGHGIHFCPGAQLARIQLAESLPRIQARFPTLALAEQPSREPSAFLRTFRALPVRLHAQGGT; the protein is encoded by the coding sequence ATGGACGTGCAAGAAACCACGGCAGCATGCCGGGACGCCTTCGCCGAATTGGCGTCGCCAGCGTGCATCCACGACCCGTATCCGTTCATGCGGTGGTTGCGCGAGCACGATCCGGTGCATCGCGCGGCCTCGGGCCTCTTTCTGTTGAGCCGCCACGCCGACATCTACTGGGCGCTCAAGGCCACGGGCGATGCGTTTCGGGGACCTGCGCCGGGCGAATTGGCGCGCTATTTCCCGCGTGCGGCGACCAGCCTGTCGCTCAATCTGATGGCGTCCACGATAGCGATGAAGGACCCACCGACGCATACGCGTCTGCGCCGGCTGATCTCTCGCGATTTCACCATGAGCCAGATCGACAACCTGCGGCCGAGCATCGCGCGCATCGTCGCAGCGCGACTGGACGGCATGGCGCCCGCGCTGGAGCGCGGGGAGGCGGTAGACCTGCATCGGGAATTCGCGCTGGCCTTGCCCATGCTGGTCTTCGCCGAACTGTTCGGCCTGCCCGAGGACGACATGTTCGGGCTCGCCGCCGGCATCGGCGCCATTGTGGAAGGCCTGAGCCCGCACGCCAGCGATCCCCAGCTCGCCGCGGCGGACGCGGGCAGCGCCAGGGTGCAGGCCTACTTCGGCGACCTCATACAGCGCAAGCGCACCGATCCCCGCCACGACATCGTGTCGATGCTGGTCGGCGCACACGACGACGATGCCGACACGCTGTCGGATGCGGAGTTGATCAGCATGCTGTGGGGCATGCTGCTGGGCGGCTTCACCACCACTGCTGCGACCATCGACCATGCGGTCCTGGCGATGCTGGCGCATCCCGAACAGCGGCACTGGCTGCAGGGAGACGCTGCGGGGGTGAAGGCATTCGTCGAAGAAGTCCTGCGCTGCGACGCGCCCGTCCTGTTCAGCGCCACTCCGCGTATCACCCAGCGCGACATCGAACTGGGCGGCGTGGTGATCCCGAAGAACGCGGACGTGCGCGTGCTGATCGCGGCCGGCAATCGCGACCCGGACGCCTTCGCAGATCCCGACCGCTTCGATCCCGCACGGTTCTACGGCACCAATCCCGGCATGTCGACCGACGGGAAGATCATGCTGAGCTTCGGCCACGGCATCCACTTCTGCCCCGGTGCGCAACTGGCCCGGATCCAGTTGGCCGAGAGCCTGCCGCGGATCCAGGCGCGCTTCCCCACGCTGGCATTGGCTGAGCAGCCGAGCCGGGAGCCCTCCGCGTTCCTTAGGACGTTCCGCGCGCTGCCGGTGCGGCTGCATGCGCAGGGGGGGACCTGA
- a CDS encoding ferredoxin, translated as MRVVVDRDLCGTTGQCVLTLPGTFRQREPDGVAEVCVATVPQALHAAVRLAASQCPVAAIRVIESEAGDDERASADPAPSPAEAERRERPTQTRGHDGTV; from the coding sequence ATGCGCGTCGTGGTCGACCGGGATCTCTGTGGAACCACCGGGCAGTGCGTGCTGACGCTGCCGGGCACCTTTCGCCAGCGCGAACCGGACGGCGTGGCCGAAGTGTGCGTGGCGACGGTCCCGCAGGCGCTGCACGCCGCCGTGCGACTCGCGGCCAGCCAGTGCCCGGTCGCCGCCATTCGGGTCATCGAAAGCGAGGCTGGCGATGACGAGCGCGCCAGCGCCGACCCTGCGCCTTCTCCGGCGGAGGCCGAGCGCCGCGAAAGACCAACTCAAACACGAGGACACGATGGGACGGTTTGA
- a CDS encoding SDR family oxidoreductase, with product MGRFEGKVALVTGAGAGKACALAIAREGGRVVVADIDRSAAIACTAQIAAEAGHALALAMDIADAQAVAALFETAERHFGGVDLLVNNASAMHLTPRDRAILDLDLAVWDQTMATNLRGTLLCCRQAIPRMIARGGGAIVNMSSCQGLSADTAQTSYAASKAAMNMLSASLATQYGHAQIRCNAVAPGLIMTERLLAKLDDCMQLHLRRHQLLPRVGRPEDVAALVAFLLSDDAAFITGQVVCIDGGMMAHVPTYADGGNSPAARPAGDTAEAAAAPRC from the coding sequence ATGGGACGGTTTGAAGGCAAGGTGGCCCTGGTGACCGGCGCCGGCGCCGGCAAGGCATGCGCCCTCGCCATCGCGCGCGAGGGCGGCAGAGTGGTGGTGGCCGACATTGATCGCTCGGCGGCCATCGCCTGTACCGCGCAGATCGCGGCCGAAGCGGGCCACGCGCTGGCCCTGGCCATGGACATCGCCGATGCGCAGGCGGTGGCGGCGCTGTTCGAGACGGCGGAGCGGCACTTCGGTGGGGTCGACCTGCTGGTGAACAACGCGAGCGCCATGCATCTGACCCCGCGCGACCGTGCGATCCTCGACCTGGACCTGGCGGTCTGGGATCAGACCATGGCGACCAATCTGCGCGGCACGCTGCTCTGCTGCCGGCAGGCCATCCCACGGATGATCGCCCGCGGCGGTGGCGCGATCGTCAACATGTCGTCGTGCCAGGGGCTCAGCGCTGATACCGCGCAGACGTCCTACGCCGCGTCGAAGGCGGCGATGAACATGCTGTCGGCCTCGCTCGCCACCCAGTACGGTCATGCGCAGATCCGCTGCAACGCGGTGGCGCCGGGTCTCATCATGACCGAGCGTCTCCTGGCTAAGCTGGACGACTGCATGCAACTTCACCTGCGCCGGCACCAGCTCCTGCCGCGCGTCGGCCGCCCCGAGGACGTGGCCGCGCTGGTGGCGTTCCTGCTTTCCGACGATGCTGCGTTCATCACCGGCCAGGTCGTGTGCATCGACGGCGGCATGATGGCGCATGTGCCGACGTACGCCGACGGTGGCAACAGCCCCGCCGCGCGGCCTGCCGGCGACACCGCCGAAGCGGCCGCGGCGCCGCGCTGCTGA
- a CDS encoding cytochrome P450, with amino-acid sequence MIMLLNPLNRRHRLRYDIPVVPGAFPLVGHLPAIVRDLPRLLRRSERTLGSHFWLDFGPAGHLMTCVDPDAFALLRHKDVSSALIEDIAPELFGGTLVTQDGGAHRQARDAIKAAFLPKGLTQAGIGDLFAPVIRARVQAWRDRGEVTILRETGDLMLKLIFSLMGIPAQDLPGWHRKYRQLLQLIVAPPVDLPGLPLRRGRAARDWIDAQLRQFVRDARAHAARTGLINNMVSAFDRSDDALSDDVLVANIRLLLLGGHDTTASTMAWMVIELAREPLLWEALVEEAQRVGAVPTRHADLAQCPVAEALFRETLRVHPATTVLPRRALQELQLGQRRIPAGTHLCIPLLHFSTSALLHEAPDQFRLARWLQRTEPIRPVDMLQFGTGPHVCIGYHLVWLELVQFCIALALTMHKAGVRPRLLSGAEDGRRYYPTAHPSMTIRIGFS; translated from the coding sequence ATGATCATGCTGCTCAACCCGCTGAACCGTCGGCACCGGCTGCGGTACGACATCCCGGTCGTGCCCGGCGCTTTCCCTTTGGTCGGGCATCTTCCCGCCATCGTCCGCGACCTGCCGCGCCTGCTGCGGCGCTCGGAACGGACGCTGGGCAGCCACTTCTGGCTGGATTTCGGCCCTGCCGGACACCTGATGACCTGCGTGGATCCGGACGCGTTCGCACTGCTCCGGCACAAGGACGTGTCCTCGGCGCTGATCGAAGACATCGCGCCCGAATTGTTTGGCGGAACGTTGGTCACCCAGGATGGCGGCGCGCACCGGCAGGCGCGCGATGCAATCAAGGCGGCGTTCCTGCCCAAAGGGCTGACTCAGGCCGGCATCGGCGACCTGTTCGCGCCCGTCATCCGGGCGCGGGTGCAGGCGTGGCGCGACCGCGGCGAGGTAACCATCCTGCGCGAAACCGGCGACCTGATGCTCAAGCTCATTTTCAGCCTCATGGGAATCCCCGCCCAAGACCTGCCGGGATGGCATCGCAAGTACCGGCAACTGCTGCAGTTGATCGTCGCGCCCCCGGTCGACCTGCCCGGACTGCCCTTGCGGCGCGGCCGCGCCGCCCGCGACTGGATCGACGCGCAGTTGCGCCAGTTCGTCCGCGACGCGCGCGCGCATGCCGCGCGCACCGGGTTGATCAACAATATGGTGAGCGCCTTCGATCGCAGCGACGATGCGCTCTCCGACGACGTCCTGGTCGCCAATATCCGCTTGCTGCTACTTGGCGGTCACGACACCACCGCCTCGACGATGGCCTGGATGGTGATCGAGCTGGCGCGGGAGCCTTTGCTGTGGGAGGCCTTGGTCGAGGAGGCGCAACGCGTCGGCGCGGTGCCGACCCGGCACGCGGACCTGGCGCAGTGTCCGGTCGCCGAGGCGCTGTTCCGCGAGACGCTGCGCGTGCATCCGGCGACCACGGTCCTGCCGCGTCGCGCGCTGCAGGAATTGCAACTCGGCCAACGGCGCATTCCCGCGGGCACCCATCTGTGCATCCCGCTGCTGCATTTCTCGACCTCGGCGCTCCTGCACGAGGCGCCCGATCAGTTCCGCCTGGCGCGGTGGCTGCAACGCACGGAGCCGATCCGTCCGGTGGACATGCTTCAGTTCGGTACCGGCCCACACGTCTGCATCGGCTACCACCTGGTATGGCTGGAACTGGTGCAGTTCTGCATCGCCTTGGCGCTGACCATGCACAAGGCCGGGGTGCGGCCGCGGTTGCTGAGCGGCGCCGAAGACGGTCGGCGCTATTACCCGACCGCACATCCGTCCATGACAATCCGCATCGGATTCTCATGA
- a CDS encoding polyprenyl synthetase family protein: MNRIQTGSTLHDDRTGVSALGGLGAQARGASGRLLPEIWMQDGAKRVEQALARLLCAEDDGETELIAAMRYATLHGGKRTRALLCLAAGALADTPAHMLDDVGAAIEMMHACTLVHDDLPAMDDDVLRRGLPTVHVKFGEATAILVGDALQAHAFLTLASLDVQGDNRIALVRELAQAVSAEGAAGGQAMDLSLVGKHVELDRIVAMHRMKSGALVRASVRMGALCAIAEDAAYAALYCALDRYSACFGLALQVVDDILDATADTATLGKTPGKDAAAQKPTCASIMGLQAARQFALDQLRDAGEAIAPLGPRAERLAQMLQRANAYLLMHAPCA; this comes from the coding sequence ATGAACAGGATTCAGACCGGTTCCACGCTACACGATGACCGAACCGGCGTTTCCGCGCTCGGCGGATTGGGCGCGCAGGCGCGCGGCGCATCCGGCAGGCTGCTGCCGGAGATCTGGATGCAGGACGGCGCAAAGCGGGTCGAACAGGCACTGGCGCGTCTTCTCTGCGCCGAAGACGACGGTGAGACCGAGCTGATCGCGGCGATGCGCTACGCCACCTTGCATGGCGGGAAGCGCACCCGCGCCTTGCTCTGTCTGGCTGCCGGCGCACTGGCCGACACGCCGGCGCACATGCTCGACGACGTCGGCGCCGCCATCGAGATGATGCACGCCTGTACCCTGGTCCACGACGACCTGCCTGCGATGGACGACGACGTGCTTCGCCGCGGCCTTCCGACCGTGCACGTCAAGTTCGGCGAAGCCACTGCGATCCTGGTCGGCGATGCGCTGCAGGCGCACGCCTTCCTGACCCTGGCGAGCCTGGATGTGCAGGGCGACAACCGTATCGCGCTCGTGCGCGAACTGGCGCAGGCGGTGTCCGCCGAGGGTGCCGCAGGCGGGCAGGCCATGGATCTGTCGCTGGTTGGAAAGCACGTCGAGCTGGACAGGATCGTGGCGATGCACCGGATGAAGAGCGGAGCGCTAGTGCGCGCGTCCGTTCGCATGGGCGCGCTATGCGCCATCGCGGAGGATGCCGCGTACGCTGCGCTGTACTGTGCGCTCGATCGCTACAGCGCCTGTTTCGGTCTGGCCTTGCAGGTGGTCGACGACATTCTCGACGCGACAGCGGATACCGCGACGTTGGGCAAGACCCCCGGCAAGGACGCGGCGGCGCAGAAGCCGACCTGCGCGTCGATCATGGGGCTGCAGGCAGCGCGCCAGTTCGCGCTGGATCAGTTGCGCGACGCCGGGGAGGCCATCGCCCCGCTGGGGCCGCGTGCGGAACGGTTGGCGCAGATGCTGCAGCGGGCCAACGCGTATCTGCTCATGCACGCGCCATGCGCATGA